A single window of Flavobacterium aestivum DNA harbors:
- a CDS encoding anaerobic ribonucleoside-triphosphate reductase activating protein: MNTDNELILQKESVAKPIYSITPFTLLDYPHKSACILWFAGCNMRCLYCYNPEIVFGKGTISFEEALLFLKSRKQLLDAVVFSGGECLLHKKNISFIAEVKKMGFLVKIDTNGSRPEVLEELIIKKRIDYVALDFKAMPAKFEKITQSKLFIPFEKSLHLLLGSGIPFEVRTTVHSDLLNKNDIQKMILYLENEGYTGNYYIQHFVNGAPTIENLGHSFKSLENENLSTDKIKVHFRG; encoded by the coding sequence GTGAACACAGACAACGAACTCATTTTACAGAAGGAAAGTGTTGCTAAACCTATTTATAGCATAACCCCTTTTACTTTATTAGACTACCCACATAAATCAGCTTGCATACTTTGGTTTGCAGGCTGTAATATGCGGTGTTTGTATTGTTACAATCCCGAAATTGTTTTTGGGAAAGGAACTATTTCATTCGAAGAAGCTCTTCTATTCCTAAAAAGCAGAAAGCAGTTGTTGGACGCTGTCGTTTTTAGCGGTGGTGAATGCCTGTTGCATAAAAAAAATATTTCGTTTATTGCCGAAGTAAAAAAAATGGGATTCTTAGTCAAAATTGACACTAACGGTTCTCGACCCGAAGTACTTGAAGAACTTATCATAAAAAAGCGCATCGATTATGTCGCATTAGATTTTAAAGCAATGCCGGCAAAGTTCGAAAAGATAACCCAGTCAAAACTTTTTATACCTTTTGAAAAGTCATTACATTTATTGCTTGGAAGCGGAATTCCTTTTGAAGTACGAACAACGGTACATTCTGATTTATTAAATAAAAATGACATTCAAAAGATGATTCTATATTTAGAAAACGAAGGTTATACCGGGAATTATTATATTCAACATTTTGTAAATGGAGCTCCTACTATCGAAAATCTGGGGCATTCCTTCAAGAGTTTAGAAAACGAAAATCTTTCAACAGATAAAATTAAAGTGCATTTTAGAGGATAA
- the nrdD gene encoding anaerobic ribonucleoside-triphosphate reductase: protein MKLTTNQILEKNQELRTKCLVYTRVMGYHRPVESFNIGKKGEHRQRTHFTEGKCC, encoded by the coding sequence ATGAAACTAACAACCAATCAGATTTTAGAGAAAAACCAAGAATTACGCACTAAGTGCTTGGTATACACAAGAGTAATGGGCTATCATAGACCTGTAGAAAGTTTTAATATAGGAAAAAAAGGTGAACACAGACAACGAACTCATTTTACAGAAGGAAAGTGTTGCTAA